From Psychrobacillus sp. FSL K6-2836, a single genomic window includes:
- a CDS encoding VanZ family protein: MKKLIFLLLLMTILFFSSSQTYEQQSLIPLFEDFLAAKPLEAQLKKLEIPYWGRTISVEERGYYHFVEFIIRKSAHFFLFGLAALGFYAILPKIRYRFLLAMLSTLVLAIADEYHQQLTGGRTPSWQDIFLDMCGALTFLSVYICIKGMRQKIR, from the coding sequence ATGAAAAAACTAATTTTTTTACTTTTACTCATGACTATTTTGTTTTTCTCTTCTAGTCAAACATACGAGCAACAGTCTCTAATACCTTTATTTGAGGACTTTCTAGCTGCGAAACCTTTAGAAGCTCAGCTAAAAAAATTGGAAATACCTTATTGGGGTCGTACAATCTCCGTGGAGGAACGAGGCTATTATCATTTTGTCGAGTTCATTATTCGAAAAAGCGCCCATTTCTTTTTATTTGGTTTAGCAGCATTAGGCTTTTACGCTATCTTGCCTAAGATCAGATATCGTTTTTTGTTAGCAATGCTGTCCACACTTGTATTGGCGATTGCCGATGAATACCACCAACAGCTGACAGGAGGTCGAACTCCCTCTTGGCAGGATATATTTCTAGATATGTGTGGTGCTTTAACGTTTTTAAGTGTTTACATATGTATAAAAGGAATGAGACAAAAAATCCGATAG